The following proteins are co-located in the Gloeocapsa sp. PCC 7428 genome:
- the gcvH gene encoding glycine cleavage system protein GcvH: MALEYPSDLKYQDSHEYVRLDGDIATIGISAFAVDQLGDIVFLELPEVGDALTKGESFGTIESVKAVENLYAAVSGTVVERNDDIVEAPEQLADDPYGEGWLLKVRITDSSELDDAMSADEYQAQVEGE; the protein is encoded by the coding sequence ATGGCACTGGAATATCCCAGCGATTTAAAATATCAAGATTCTCACGAGTACGTACGGTTAGACGGCGATATCGCCACAATTGGGATTAGCGCCTTCGCCGTAGATCAATTAGGTGACATCGTGTTTCTCGAATTGCCCGAAGTTGGTGACGCGCTAACCAAAGGAGAAAGCTTTGGTACAATTGAGTCAGTAAAAGCAGTGGAAAACTTGTACGCCGCCGTTAGTGGTACTGTAGTTGAGCGTAACGATGACATAGTAGAAGCACCTGAACAGTTAGCTGATGACCCATACGGTGAAGGTTGGTTGTTAAAAGTGCGGATTACCGACTCTAGCGAACTCGACGATGCAATGTCTGCGGATGAGTATCAGGCACAAGTAGAAGGCGAGTAG
- a CDS encoding kelch repeat-containing protein yields the protein MIAFIVIISVVLTTVKSLAATEIKWTTVAPSPVGTGEAMSAVVSGKLYQLGGYTSKWRPTNRADVYDPATNTWKRLADIPIRITHAGVAADAGNIYLAGGYVGKPEGGQLFATRKVLRYNIATNTWSEMPPLPQTRGSGGFSNLKRELHFFGGADLNRIDRGDHWILKLDNIAAGWQTAAVLPNPRSHLGDAIVNGKIYAIGGQHSYDDYLTTQNSVHVWNPATKQWAKVANLPQPRSHIGAATFVINGEIYLVGGEVKHKSAVNKVTVYNPKTNSWRELTPLPTKRHSGVGGFINGSIYYSSGAPAFDKTVYRGRFQFVS from the coding sequence ATGATAGCGTTTATTGTAATTATTTCTGTAGTATTAACTACAGTTAAATCTTTAGCTGCAACCGAAATTAAATGGACGACAGTTGCACCTTCTCCAGTCGGTACGGGAGAGGCAATGAGTGCGGTAGTTAGTGGTAAATTGTATCAGTTAGGCGGATATACTTCTAAGTGGAGACCAACAAATCGTGCTGATGTGTACGATCCAGCAACGAACACGTGGAAACGTCTTGCAGATATACCAATTAGAATTACTCATGCAGGAGTTGCGGCTGACGCCGGAAATATTTATTTAGCAGGCGGGTATGTTGGTAAACCAGAAGGCGGACAACTATTTGCAACAAGAAAAGTTTTACGCTACAACATTGCAACGAATACTTGGTCAGAAATGCCACCATTACCACAAACTAGAGGTAGCGGTGGCTTTAGTAATTTGAAACGAGAATTGCATTTCTTTGGTGGAGCAGATCTTAATAGAATTGACCGTGGCGATCATTGGATACTCAAGCTTGATAATATTGCTGCTGGTTGGCAAACAGCGGCTGTGTTACCCAATCCACGATCGCACTTAGGAGATGCAATTGTCAACGGCAAGATTTATGCGATCGGCGGGCAGCATAGTTATGATGACTACTTAACGACACAAAATAGTGTCCACGTTTGGAATCCTGCAACAAAGCAATGGGCTAAAGTCGCTAATTTACCGCAACCACGCAGTCATATTGGGGCTGCTACTTTTGTTATTAATGGAGAAATATATTTAGTGGGTGGCGAGGTTAAACACAAGTCAGCAGTTAATAAGGTAACGGTATATAATCCTAAAACTAATTCATGGCGTGAGTTAACGCCACTACCGACTAAACGTCACTCTGGTGTTGGAGGTTTTATCAATGGTAGTATCTACTACTCTTCCGGCGCTCCAGCTTTTGATAAAACAGTTTACCGAGGTAGATTTCAGTTTGTAAGTTAA
- the gcvP gene encoding aminomethyl-transferring glycine dehydrogenase — protein MLDELGLATLDALIDQTVPQAIRLNRPLQLEPAQSEYAALAKLKEIASKNQVFRSFIGMGYHDCVTPPVIQRNILENPGWYTAYTPYQPEISQGRLEALLNFQTAIIDLTGLEIANASLLDEATAAAEAMAMSYGVCKHKANTFFVSQDCHPQTIAVVQTRAIPLGIKIIVGDHQTFTFDESVFGALLQYPATDGTIYDYRHFVEQAHTVGALVTVAADPLSLCLLTPPGEFGADIAVGSTQRFGVPLGYGGPHAAYFATKEQYKRQVPGRIVGVSKDVHGKPALRLALQTREQHIRREKATSNICTAQVLLAVMASMYAVYHGPQGLKNIAQRVHQLTVLLAEGLKHLGYTITSEHYFDTLRIDLEPEQVTEIIEAALARQINLRTINERAIAISLDETTTEADLYDLWQIVAGSEVSFALEELATPQSALEKIQPFARSSGYLTHPVFNSYHAETEMLRYIYRLQAKDLSLTTSMIPLGSCTMKLNATTEMLPISWQAFGKIHPFAPLSQTRGYQILFAQLEQALAEITGFAGISLQPNAGAQGEYAGLLVIRQYHASRGEAHRQVCLIPESAHGTNPASAVMAGMKVVAIACDKQGNIDLDDLQAKAEKHSHELAALMVTYPSTHGVFEEQIKDICAIVHAHGGQVYMDGANMNAQVGICRPGDYGADVCHLNLHKTFCIPHGGGGPGMGPIGVATHLVQFLPGHTVVEIGGEQSVGAMAKRPCRWQIAAAPWGSASILPISWMYITLMGAAGLTQATKVAILNANYIAHRLAPYYPVLYRGKSGLVAHECILDLRFLKKSAGIEVDDIAKRLMDYGFHAPTVSWPVAGTMMVEPTESESKAELDRFCEAMIQIRQEIAEIEAGKVDMHDNVLKNAPHTADALISSDWQHPYSREQAAYPTSWTREHKFWTTVGRIDNAYGDRNFVCSCLPMEAYSE, from the coding sequence ATGCTTGATGAATTGGGTTTGGCAACGCTTGATGCTTTAATCGACCAAACCGTACCGCAGGCGATTCGACTTAATAGACCGCTTCAGCTAGAACCTGCGCAAAGTGAATACGCAGCTTTAGCCAAACTCAAAGAAATTGCCTCAAAAAACCAAGTCTTTCGCTCGTTTATTGGCATGGGGTATCATGACTGCGTCACCCCGCCTGTCATTCAGCGTAATATTTTAGAAAATCCTGGCTGGTACACAGCTTATACTCCCTATCAGCCAGAGATTTCACAAGGACGACTCGAAGCGTTACTAAACTTCCAGACCGCGATCATTGATTTAACTGGTTTAGAAATTGCGAATGCTTCACTTCTTGATGAGGCTACCGCAGCCGCCGAAGCAATGGCAATGAGTTATGGAGTGTGTAAGCACAAAGCAAACACCTTCTTTGTTTCGCAAGATTGCCATCCGCAGACGATCGCCGTTGTGCAAACTCGCGCAATACCGCTAGGAATTAAAATTATTGTCGGCGACCATCAAACGTTTACCTTTGATGAATCGGTCTTTGGGGCGTTGTTACAGTATCCGGCGACTGACGGCACAATTTACGATTATCGTCACTTTGTTGAACAAGCGCATACAGTAGGGGCTTTAGTCACAGTTGCTGCCGATCCCTTAAGCTTGTGTTTACTAACGCCACCTGGAGAATTTGGGGCGGATATTGCCGTTGGAAGTACGCAACGTTTTGGCGTTCCCCTCGGCTACGGCGGTCCTCATGCAGCTTATTTTGCAACAAAAGAACAATACAAGCGACAAGTTCCAGGGCGTATCGTTGGCGTCTCAAAAGACGTTCATGGTAAGCCGGCGCTACGTCTTGCACTCCAAACCAGAGAACAGCATATTCGGCGGGAAAAAGCAACAAGCAACATCTGTACCGCCCAAGTGTTATTAGCTGTAATGGCATCAATGTACGCGGTTTATCACGGACCGCAAGGCTTGAAGAATATTGCTCAACGCGTTCATCAGCTAACTGTTCTTTTAGCTGAAGGTCTCAAGCATTTAGGCTACACCATTACTTCAGAACACTACTTTGATACGCTACGGATTGACCTTGAACCCGAACAGGTTACAGAAATCATTGAAGCAGCCTTAGCACGGCAAATCAATCTACGGACGATTAACGAAAGGGCGATCGCCATTAGCTTGGACGAAACAACAACCGAAGCCGATTTGTACGATTTATGGCAAATTGTTGCAGGAAGTGAAGTATCTTTCGCGCTAGAGGAGTTAGCAACTCCCCAATCAGCACTTGAAAAAATCCAACCTTTTGCCCGCAGTAGTGGTTATCTAACGCATCCTGTCTTTAACAGCTACCATGCTGAAACTGAAATGCTGCGGTATATTTACCGACTGCAAGCTAAAGATCTGTCGCTAACAACATCGATGATTCCTTTGGGTTCATGCACGATGAAGTTAAATGCGACGACGGAAATGTTACCTATCTCGTGGCAGGCGTTTGGTAAAATTCACCCATTTGCACCTTTGTCCCAAACTAGAGGGTATCAAATCTTGTTCGCGCAACTCGAACAAGCTTTAGCCGAAATTACAGGTTTTGCAGGAATTTCACTCCAACCCAACGCAGGTGCGCAAGGCGAGTACGCAGGCTTACTCGTGATTCGGCAATATCACGCAAGTCGCGGCGAAGCGCATCGTCAAGTTTGTCTGATTCCAGAGTCAGCCCACGGAACAAACCCCGCAAGCGCAGTGATGGCGGGAATGAAAGTCGTGGCGATCGCCTGCGACAAACAAGGCAATATCGACTTAGACGATCTTCAAGCAAAAGCCGAAAAACACAGTCACGAACTTGCGGCTTTAATGGTGACGTATCCTTCAACGCATGGTGTCTTTGAAGAACAAATCAAAGATATTTGCGCGATTGTTCACGCCCACGGCGGACAAGTTTACATGGATGGGGCAAATATGAATGCCCAAGTGGGAATTTGTCGTCCTGGCGATTATGGTGCAGATGTGTGTCACCTAAACTTACACAAAACTTTCTGTATTCCGCATGGTGGTGGCGGTCCAGGAATGGGACCAATTGGCGTAGCGACGCATCTTGTACAGTTTTTACCAGGTCATACAGTAGTAGAAATTGGTGGCGAACAAAGCGTAGGCGCGATGGCGAAACGCCCCTGCCGTTGGCAGATCGCTGCTGCCCCGTGGGGAAGTGCGAGTATTTTACCGATATCCTGGATGTATATTACGCTCATGGGCGCAGCAGGGTTGACGCAAGCAACCAAAGTCGCGATTCTCAATGCAAACTACATTGCCCATCGTTTAGCACCTTACTACCCAGTATTGTACAGAGGTAAATCAGGGTTAGTTGCACATGAGTGCATTCTAGATTTGCGATTCCTCAAAAAATCTGCCGGAATTGAAGTAGACGACATCGCCAAGCGGTTAATGGATTATGGCTTTCACGCGCCTACGGTTTCTTGGCCTGTTGCTGGCACAATGATGGTAGAACCAACTGAAAGCGAATCAAAAGCCGAGTTGGATCGTTTCTGTGAGGCGATGATTCAAATTCGCCAAGAAATCGCAGAAATTGAGGCGGGTAAAGTCGATATGCATGATAATGTTTTGAAGAATGCTCCGCATACTGCTGATGCTTTAATTTCCTCAGATTGGCAACATCCTTATTCCCGCGAACAAGCTGCGTATCCTACATCGTGGACTCGCGAACACAAATTCTGGACGACCGTTGGACGAATTGATAACGCTTATGGCGATCGCAATTTTGTTTGCTCGTGTTTGCCAATGGAAGCGTATAGTGAGTGA
- a CDS encoding thioesterase family protein, with translation MQPFTTQLRVRHYEMDALGHVNNSVYQHYLEQAAIEHLEHLGFSLDVYRELGGVFVMRRIEIDYLRPAIAGDTLEVRTWLQEMRGTRAIRRYEIRKYGNDHLLVTAEALWVWVDAVSMRPRPIPDVLLDAFVQMQHS, from the coding sequence ATGCAACCATTTACAACACAACTACGGGTACGCCATTATGAAATGGATGCCTTGGGTCACGTCAACAACTCAGTTTATCAACATTACCTCGAACAAGCCGCGATCGAACACTTAGAACATTTGGGCTTTTCTTTGGATGTCTATCGCGAACTTGGCGGTGTTTTTGTCATGCGCCGGATTGAGATCGACTATCTGCGTCCGGCGATCGCAGGTGACACGCTAGAAGTGCGTACTTGGTTGCAAGAAATGCGCGGTACGCGGGCGATTCGACGTTATGAAATTCGCAAATATGGCAACGATCACTTATTAGTAACTGCTGAAGCCTTGTGGGTATGGGTGGATGCAGTGTCGATGCGCCCTAGACCCATTCCTGATGTGTTACTCGATGCTTTTGTACAAATGCAGCATTCTTGA